From the Euphorbia lathyris chromosome 6, ddEupLath1.1, whole genome shotgun sequence genome, one window contains:
- the LOC136232765 gene encoding xyloglucan endotransglucosylase/hydrolase protein 24-like: MNSLFPRAKNMGLNIIVTFMVLSLVVNISYGSMNDVEITWGDGRGKLLNGGNEISLSLDKTSGSGFQSNNEYLFGRFDMQMKLIPGDSAGTVTTFYLSSDPGQFHDEVDFEFLGNASGSPYTLHTNIFVQGVGNREQEFRLWFDPTKDYHTYSITWNPQRIILFVDGRPIRAFENQETKGVPFANTKPMKVYSTLWDAEQWATRGGQIKTDWAKAPFTAYYRNFNIQSKDSPGPKEWLTEGLGPKNRAWLRWVQKYHTIYNYCTDSRRRSRSHLRECRKRF, encoded by the exons ATGAACTCTCTATTTCCAAGAGCAAAAAACATGGGATTAAATATTATAGTAACATTTatggttttgagtttggttgtAAATATTTCGTATGGAAGTATGAATGATGTTGAGATAACATGGGGAGATGGTCGAGGTAAGTTACTTAATGGaggaaatgaaatttcacttagcCTCGATAAGACCTCTGGTTCTGGTTTCCAATCCAATAACGAATACCTCTTTGGAAGGTTTGATATGCAAATGAAACTCATCCCAGGTGACTCTGCTGGCACCGTCACCACCTTCTAT TTATCGTCTGATCCCGGACAATTCCACGATGAAGTTGATTTTGAGTTCTTGGGCAATGCAAGTGGAAGCCCATATACCCTCCATACCAACATTTTCGTCCAAGGTGTCGGGAATAGGGAACAAGAATTTCGACTTTGGTTTGATCCAACTAAGGATTACCACACTTACTCTATTACATGGAACCCTCAACGCattat TCTGTTCGTAGATGGAAGGCCAATAAGAGCGTTCGAGAATCAAGAAACAAAAGGTGTCCCATTCGCAAATACAAAACCTATGAAAGTTTATTCAACCTTATGGGATGCAGAGCAGTGGGCAACCCGAGGTGGTCAAATCAAAACTGACTGGGCCAAGGCTCCTTTCACTGCTTATTACAGAAACTTCAATATCCAATCTAAGGATTCTCCTGGACCAAAGGAATGGCTAACTGAAGGACTTGGTCCCAAGAATAGAGCATGGCTCCGATGGGTTCAAAAGTATCATACCATTTACAACTATTGTACTGATTCTAGGCGTCGTAGTCGTAGTCACCTTCGTGAATGTCGGAAAAGATTCTAA